From one Trifolium pratense cultivar HEN17-A07 linkage group LG1, ARS_RC_1.1, whole genome shotgun sequence genomic stretch:
- the LOC123895051 gene encoding uncharacterized protein LOC123895051 — translation MEENLPRGRHGKAINANASARRELAANHPSKRGRRKGPTPGTTLVVQDEFDADQFLNACFDYDDLGSPQVSPQVSPQHSPQDEPQDPPQQPPRQQRRKPVRRPPPKCSRNDDEVGFGGGPTDLSLLTEYDKHMALPIWYADPNDKEILAVNLRCIASGKKVINIQKPSRRTDRWFWDVVEASGLEPLTRTNFSVLDYGLLWAFVERWHSETSSFHILLGELAITLDDVQCLLHIPIEGKFLNHGKMSRDEAADMC, via the exons ATGGAAGAAAATCTACCTAGGGGTAGGCATGGAAAGGCAATCAATGCAAATGCTTCCGCTCGTAGAGAGCTTGCTGCAAATCATCCGTCCAAACGAGGTCGTCGCAAAGGACCAACTCCGGG GACAACATTGGTGGTGCAAGATGAATTTGATGCCGACCAATTTTTAAATGCGTGTTTTGATTATGATGATCTTGGATCACCACAAGTCTCACCACAAGTCTCACCGCAACACTCACCGCAAGATGAACCGCAAGACCCACCGCAACAACCACCTCGACAACAACGGCGCAAACCAGTACGCCGACCACCACCAAAGTGTTCAcgtaatgatgatgaagtaggTTTTGGAGGAGGACCGACGGATTTGTCCTTGTTAACAGAGTACGATAAGCATATGGCTCTTCCGATATGGTATGCAGACCCAAATGACAAAGAg ATTTTAGCGGTAAATTTACGTTGCATCGCCAGcggaaaaaaagttattaatatacaaaaaccGTCCCGCCGCACGGACAGGTGGTTTTGGGATGTAGTTGAAGCATCGGGTTTGGAGCCGCTTACCCGGACTAATTTTAGCGTGCTTGACTACGGGCTCCTCTGGGCATTTGTTGAAAGATGGCATTCGGAGACGAGTTCATTCCACATTCTATTGGGTGAGCTGGCCATCACATTGGACGATGTCCAATGTCTATTGCATATTCCGATCGAGGGAAAGTTTTTGAACCATGGCAAAATGTCGAGGGATGAAGCGGCTGACATG
- the LOC123895060 gene encoding uncharacterized protein LOC123895060: MKDILVKVGINSRMSSNCYTMIEAQRLSFIRENQDKIRCDVLSGLQEAVDRGDVDASTVGKRIILPDSFTGGPRYMFNNCQDAMGICKRFGYPDLFITVTCNANWPEIRNFIDRRGLQPSDRPDIICRVFKMKLDQMMADFKKDQIFGKVITAASLDNAYVVPYNPFLLMRYQAHINVEYCNKSNVIKYLFKYVNKGPDRSNVEISDGDKSNQPVDEIKRFYDCRYLSPAEAVWRTFALEF; this comes from the exons atgaaagatatCTTGGTGAAGGTTGGTATCAATTCAAGGATGAGTTCAA ATTGTTACACTATGATTGAAGCCCAGCGGTTGTCATTCATAAGAGAAAACCAAGACAAAATTCGTTGTGATGTACTAAGTGGTCTACAAGAAGCTGTCGATAGAGGAGATGTGGATGCATCAACGGTCGGAAAACGCATTATTTTGCCTGATTCTTTTACTGGAGGTCCACGCTATATGTTTAACAATTGTCAAGATGCAATGGGAATCTGCAAGAGATTTGGTTATCCTGATCTGTTCATAACTGTTACATGTAATGCAAATTGGCCTGAAATCCGTAATTTCATTGATAGAAGAGGGCTTCAACCTTCCGACCGACCAGACATTATTTGTAGAGTATTCAAAATGAAATTGGATCAAATGATGGCAGACTTcaaaaaagatcaaatttttgGCAAGGTTATA ACTGCAGCCAGCTTGGACAACGCCTATGTTGTTCCTTACAATCCTTTTCTGTTGATGAGGTATCAAGCTCATATTAATGTTGAATATTGCAATAAATCTAATGTCATCAAgtacttatttaaatatgtgaATAAAGGTCCTGACCGTTCTAATGTTGAGATCTCCGATGGCGACAAGTCAAATCAGCCTGTTGATGAAATCAAACGATTTTATGACTGCCGATATTTATCTCCGGCAGAGGCTGTATGGAGGACATTTGCGTTAGAATTCTAG
- the LOC123895069 gene encoding uncharacterized protein LOC123895069 encodes MIVVGPHDESMVLNQLLKQNPVEGILKEKVQCYFNVFTIVELLRVMDVDGVDAINALAAKVIRLWQVNDFNRVNVPFSIEMVLMDSDGAKIHATIKKTLIYKFKHEIIEGKVYSFENLGVAANTGAYRTTHHPYKLNFQFGSLVQRMSNCDILKSPFTFVPIADILGGCYDTDFLVDVIGFLTEIGQEREITNHNGSTTKLNVIALEADGHKLQCTLFGPYVDELNTFVGAGDLTNVVVIVQLAKAKIFQEKIHIQNCMNCSVLIFNPSCDESVALRASLNGDDENPSPLTFTQVSAKSSVQPLDEFLHNTPRITLQGLKDATTESSHVVAATVKRTLNPDSYWYTSCLCGKAVVPDSKMWYCEKCNRHVSKVVPRFCVKVRVMDDIDSAIFVIFDKEVSSIFNMSCADMIRNGENDVGERIVPPQIDETLVDQTWLFKVEVKPSQNPRFEQSFRVRKICTDESIIKQFKDKWDNEDAVYLKNTNEGGSLSTLLEKGKDDYVVGSSNVLCEDFENFSGDSDKGKGGIVERTTVDVSQDLMMKFSSAVVNLGDDFDNTPLSIKPKASIVKQISSVAIVTPNTVVDGVKPIKPDDNAKPINSAGSVNQINSAGAAKSQQSVAALKPVYCTTVNDLSLTASASVRPSGQRKKIVPKRVSPQHEDRDIEDENAPIKLLKRAVKIEKI; translated from the exons atgatagttgTAGGACCTCATGATGAATCAATGGTACTTAATCAACTGTTGAAACAAAATCCAGTGGAGGGAATTCTCAAAGAGAAAGTTCAATGTTATTTCAATGTGTTTACAATTGTTGAATTATTAAGGGTCATGGATGTGGATGGAGTTGATGCTATTAATGCTTTAGCA GCTAAGGTCATAAGACTTTGGCAAGTGAATGATTTTAATCGAGTTAATGTGCCTTTTTCTATTGAAATGGTGTTAATGGATTCAGATGGTGCTAAGATTCATGCCACTATTAAAAAAACTCTGATTTACAAGTTTAAACATGAGATAATCGAGGGAAAAgtttattcttttgaaaatctTGGTGTGGCAGCTAATACCGGAGCTTATAGGACAACACATCATCCCTACAAACTGAACTTTCAGTTTGGCTCCTTGGTTCAGAGGATGTCCAACTGTGATATTTTGAAGTCTCCATTTACCTTTGTTCCGATTGCTGATATTTTGGGGGGTTGTTATGACACTGATTTTTTAGTTG atGTTATTGGTTTCTTGACTGAGATTGGGCAGGAACGTGAGATCACTAATCATAATGGTAGTACAACAAAGCTTAATGTCATTGCATTGGAAGCTGATGG GCATAAGCTTCAATGTACACTTTTTGGTCCATatgttgatgaacttaataccTTTGTTGGAGCTGGTGATCTAACCAATGTTGTGGTTATTGTTCAGCTTGCTAAAGCTAAGATCTTCCAAG AGAAGATACATATCCAGAATTGCATGAATTGTTCTGTTTTGATATTTAACCCAAGTTGTGACGAAAGTGTAGCCTTAAGGGCAAG TCTTAATGGTGATGATGAGAATCCGTCTCCATTGACCTTTACTCAAGTTAGTGCAAAGTCAAGTGTTCAACCACTTGATGAGTTTCTGCACAATACTCCAAGGATTACCTTGCAAGGTCTCAAGGATGCTACAACT GAATCATCACATGTTGTTGCTGCAACTGTTAAGAGGACTTTAAATCCGGATAGTTATTGGTATACATCATGTTTGTGCGGCAAGGCTGTTGTGCCGGATTCAAAGATGTGGTATTGTGAAAAGTGTAACAGGCATGTTTCAAAGGTTGTTCCTag GTTCTGTGTCAAAGTCAGAGTCATGGATGATATTGATTCTGCCATTTTTGTGATCTTTGACAAGGAAGTAAGTTCCATATTCAATATGTCTTGTGCTGATATGATTCGAAATGGAGAAAAT GATGTTGGTGAAAGAATTGTTCCACCTCAAATTGATGAGACACTGGTTGATCAAACTTGGCTTTTTAAGGTTGAAGTTAAACCTTCTCAGAATCCTAGGTTTGAGCAATCTTTCCGTGTTAGAAAGATTTGTACCGATGAGAGTATAATTAAGCAATTTAAGGACAAGTGGGATAATGAGGATGCTGTGTATCTTAAAAATACAAAT GAGGGTGGATCTTTGAGTACTTTGCTGGAAAAAGGGAAAGATGATTATGTAGTTGGGTCGTCAAACGTCCTTTGTGAG gattttgaaaattttagtgGAGATTCTGACAAGGGAAAAGGTGGGATTGTTGAACGGACAACTGTTGACGTTTCTCAAGATTTGATGATGAAGTTTTCATCAGCTGTTGTTAATCTTGGCGATGATTTTGATAATACTCCTCTAAGTATTAAGCCAAAGGCATCCATTGTGAAGCAAATTTCATCTGTTGCTATTGTCACTCCAAATACCGTTGTTGATGGTGTGAAGCCAATTAAACCTGATGATAATGCAAAGCCAATCAACTCTGCTGGATCTGTGAATCAAATCAACTCTGCTGGAGCTGCGAAGTCTCAACAATCTGTTGCTGCTCTCAAACCAGTTTACTGTACTACTGTTAATGATTTGAGCCTAACAGCTTCAGCCTCTGTTAGGCCATCTGGACAGCGAAAGAAAATTGTTCCTAAGAGAGTGTCCCCTCAACATGAAGATCGAGATATTGAAGATGAAAATGCTCCTATCAAGTTGTTGAAAAGGGCAGTGAAGATTGAGAAGATTTGA
- the LOC123895086 gene encoding uncharacterized protein LOC123895086, with product MEVVDARRGTWRLTGFYGYPGGSRRRDSWNFLRHLSHVSNIPWCIIGDFNDILSSDEKKGRVDRPNWLINGFRDAVLDSGLIDIHMEGYQFTWFKSLGTDRVVEEKLDRAMSSEEWCQSFPNARLECLTVTSSDHYPLWLVCDPVRIYPRSDRKFMFENVWLVDSEFDSIVRSCCQNTSVDGVVQKLDICAATMSQWSKDNFQNLRREIDKCHRRLERARGQVDSSNVNYFNALKKRLSSLLVKDYLFWRQRAKTFWYKDGDLNTNYFHAFTTARKKVNKIVSLENTNSVVCSNSDELNVIADTPKKMLFI from the coding sequence ATGGAGGTTGTTGATGCTAGACGAGGAACTTGGCGTCTTACAGGTTTTTATGGTTATCCAGGTGGTAGTAGAAGAAGAGATTCATGGAACTTCCTTAGACATTTGTCTCATGTGTCTAATATACCGTGGTGCATTATTGGTGATTTCAATGATATTCTCTCCTCGGATGAAAAAAAAGGTAGAGTTGATAGGCCAAATTGGTTGATAAACGGTTTTCGTGATGCAGTTCTTGACTCCGGCCTGATCGATATACACATGGAGGGATATCAATTTACGTGGTTCAAAAGTCTCGGTACTGATCGCGTTGTGGAAGAGAAACTTGATAGGGCTATGTCTAGCGAAGAATGGTGTCAATCATTTCCTAATGCTAGACTAGAATGCTTGACTGTTACATCATCAGACCATTACCCCTTATGGCTTGTTTGTGATCCAGTCCGAATTTATCCTAGATCGGATCGCAAATTTATGTTTGAGAATGTGTGGCTAGTGGATTCAGAGTTTGACAGTATCGTGAGGAGTTGCTGTCAGAATACTAGTGTTGATGGTGTTGTGCAAAAACTTGATATTTGTGCTGCAACCATGTCTCAGTGGAGTAAAGACAACTTCCAAAACCTTCGCAGAGAGATTGATAAATGTCACAGAAGATTAGAAAGAGCCCGAGGTCAGGTTGATTCTTCCAATGTTAATTACTTTAATGCTTTAAAGAAGAGGTTATCTTCCCTTCTAGTAAAAGATTATCTTTTTTGGAGACAAAGAGCTAAAACTTTTTGGTACAAAGATGGTGATTTGAACACTAACTACTTTCATGCATTTACAACTGCTCGAAAAAAGGTTAATAAAATTGTTTCTCTAGAAAATACTAATAGTGTTGTTTGTAGTAATTCAGATGAACTGAATGTTATTGCTGATACACCTAAAAagatgctatttatttag